A stretch of the Chitiniphilus purpureus genome encodes the following:
- a CDS encoding YihY/virulence factor BrkB family protein, whose amino-acid sequence MRLRVRMARAGRRVMVAGRLLKAAAGCWSAHRASTMGAAIAFYTLFSMGPVLIIAIAIAGYFYGRDAAQLELLSEIQALMGPNAAVAVSAVIDSAQISGQPTWHTLLALGTSIFAATTVFSELKGSLDVIWGTRSQRQGVLTLLRARLLSFGIVVSAGFVLLASLLVSTALNLMQDRYAAWFGEGLLLMELANLLVTLAVVTLLFASIYKLLPDEPIPWRDVWFSALITAGLYMVGKSLIALYLGTTAVGSSYGAAGALVLVLVWIYYAAQIFLFGAELARQVTILRSGMRAQARRLVQLNRQRAAGASTAPARA is encoded by the coding sequence ATGCGCTTGCGGGTCAGGATGGCAAGGGCAGGGCGGCGGGTGATGGTGGCGGGGCGGCTGCTCAAGGCGGCGGCTGGCTGCTGGTCGGCGCACCGGGCATCCACCATGGGGGCGGCCATCGCCTTCTACACCTTGTTCTCGATGGGACCGGTGCTGATCATCGCGATTGCGATTGCCGGCTATTTCTACGGCCGCGACGCAGCGCAGCTTGAGCTGCTGTCGGAGATCCAGGCCCTGATGGGCCCCAATGCGGCGGTCGCGGTCAGCGCGGTGATCGACAGCGCGCAGATCTCCGGTCAGCCTACCTGGCACACACTGCTGGCCCTTGGCACCAGCATCTTCGCCGCGACCACCGTGTTCAGCGAACTCAAGGGCAGCCTGGACGTGATCTGGGGCACGCGCTCGCAGCGCCAGGGCGTACTGACGCTGTTGCGGGCCCGGTTGCTGTCGTTCGGCATCGTGGTCAGCGCCGGCTTCGTGCTGCTGGCCTCGCTCCTGGTATCGACTGCGCTCAACCTGATGCAGGATCGGTATGCAGCGTGGTTCGGCGAGGGCCTGCTGCTGATGGAGCTGGCCAATCTGCTGGTCACGCTGGCAGTGGTCACGCTGCTGTTCGCTTCGATCTACAAATTGCTGCCGGACGAGCCCATTCCCTGGCGTGACGTGTGGTTCAGTGCCTTGATCACCGCTGGGCTCTACATGGTCGGCAAAAGCCTGATTGCACTGTATCTGGGCACCACGGCAGTGGGCTCGTCCTACGGCGCCGCCGGTGCGCTGGTGCTGGTGCTGGTGTGGATCTACTACGCTGCGCAAATTTTTCTCTTCGGTGCAGAGCTTGCACGGCAGGTGACGATATTGCGCAGCGGCATGCGCGCCCAGGCGCGTCGATTGGTGCAGCTGAACCGCCAGCGCGCGGCAGGTGCCAGCACTGCGCCGGCCAGGGCGTGA
- a CDS encoding sigma-54 interaction domain-containing protein — protein MFDTFPDHASQTRHDNVVAMPVRATNATQRELQRFGTMYGASPVMRDVFSLIERVAPTEAAVLVVGESGCGKELVAQTVHQLSQRAKEPFVAVNCGALPASLIEAELFGYEKGAFTGANRTHPGVFERAEGGTLFLDEITEMPLDMQVRLLRVLETRRFTRVGGEREMRCNVRVVAATNRDPHQAVAEGNLREDLLYRLAVFPIALPPLRDRGDDVLLLARHFLGELNREHGTRKKLSESSEAAILRHPWPGNVRELKNCLQRAYILAEIWVDMDPELPLPGMGSRPISRPGVLEFEVGTALPDVERRMIIATLDKFAGNKRKTAEALGVSLKTLYNRLNEYARREAHYATA, from the coding sequence ATGTTTGACACCTTCCCAGACCACGCCAGCCAGACCCGCCACGACAATGTCGTCGCCATGCCGGTGCGTGCCACCAATGCCACGCAGCGCGAACTACAGCGCTTTGGCACCATGTACGGTGCATCGCCCGTCATGCGCGACGTGTTTTCGCTGATCGAACGCGTCGCACCGACCGAAGCGGCTGTGCTGGTGGTCGGCGAAAGCGGCTGCGGCAAGGAACTGGTTGCGCAGACCGTGCACCAGCTCAGCCAGCGCGCCAAGGAACCGTTCGTTGCCGTCAACTGCGGCGCGCTGCCCGCCTCCCTGATCGAGGCCGAGCTGTTCGGCTATGAAAAAGGCGCCTTCACCGGCGCCAACCGTACCCACCCGGGCGTGTTCGAACGGGCGGAGGGCGGCACGCTGTTCCTCGATGAAATCACCGAAATGCCGCTCGACATGCAGGTGCGCCTGCTGCGCGTGCTGGAAACCCGTCGCTTCACCCGGGTGGGCGGCGAGCGCGAAATGCGCTGCAATGTACGGGTGGTGGCCGCCACCAATCGCGATCCGCATCAGGCAGTGGCGGAAGGCAACCTGCGTGAGGACCTGCTCTACCGCCTCGCGGTGTTCCCGATCGCACTGCCGCCGCTGCGCGACCGGGGCGACGACGTGCTGCTGCTGGCCCGCCATTTCCTGGGCGAGCTCAACCGCGAGCACGGCACGCGCAAGAAGCTCAGCGAGTCGAGCGAGGCCGCCATCCTGCGCCATCCCTGGCCGGGCAACGTACGGGAGCTGAAGAACTGCCTGCAGCGCGCCTACATCCTGGCTGAGATCTGGGTGGATATGGACCCCGAATTACCGCTGCCCGGCATGGGCAGCCGCCCGATCAGCCGGCCAGGCGTACTGGAGTTCGAAGTGGGCACGGCGCTGCCCGATGTGGAGCGGCGGATGATCATCGCCACGCTGGACAAGTTCGCCGGCAACAAGCGCAAGACCGCCGAGGCGCTGGGAGTGAGCCTGAAGACCCTCTACAACCGCCTCAACGAATATGCGCGCCGCGAGGCGCACTACGCGACGGCCTGA